One Staphylococcus ratti DNA segment encodes these proteins:
- a CDS encoding LysR family transcriptional regulator, whose product MKILQLEYFIEIVNQNSFTKAARTLHISQPSLTATIKKMEAQLGYPLLKRTTKDISITEKGIQFYKHAKTLVHQYHQTMEQLYDLKLSQTPKIKLSIIESTAHWISTVIKAHNLENPDQHYQITEILDLNTLTQKLLDFEIHFGISNDKIKHEGITSIPLYNEDYVVLTPKDEYQNHTSVSIKHLPLIVPIKPYQVRMHIDDYFTHLQARPNIVMEVERFEVATNFVHQRMGYAVIPRIYYQSFKTNHLNAIQIRPKIERTIYINFAKKRQFSPQMTALLDQIQHFWRFKKH is encoded by the coding sequence ATGAAAATTTTACAGTTAGAATATTTTATTGAAATCGTCAACCAAAATAGTTTTACTAAAGCTGCGCGTACTTTACACATAAGTCAACCTTCGCTCACTGCTACAATTAAAAAAATGGAAGCGCAACTCGGTTACCCTTTACTCAAACGCACTACAAAAGACATTTCTATTACTGAAAAAGGAATTCAATTTTATAAACATGCAAAAACATTAGTGCATCAATACCATCAAACTATGGAGCAACTGTATGATTTGAAATTAAGTCAAACGCCCAAAATTAAATTATCTATTATTGAATCTACAGCGCATTGGATTTCAACGGTCATAAAAGCGCATAATTTAGAAAATCCAGACCAACATTACCAAATTACCGAAATATTAGATTTAAATACCCTGACGCAAAAGTTACTTGATTTTGAAATTCATTTTGGTATTTCTAACGATAAAATTAAACATGAAGGTATTACATCTATACCGCTTTATAATGAAGATTATGTCGTCCTTACACCAAAAGACGAATATCAAAACCACACCTCAGTCTCAATTAAACATTTACCGTTGATTGTTCCTATTAAGCCTTATCAAGTTCGTATGCATATTGATGATTATTTCACGCACTTACAAGCACGACCTAACATCGTGATGGAAGTTGAACGTTTTGAAGTGGCAACAAACTTTGTTCACCAACGGATGGGCTATGCTGTTATTCCTAGAATTTACTATCAATCCTTTAAAACAAATCATCTCAATGCCATTCAAATTCGTCCGAAAATAGAACGTACGATCTACATTAATTTTGCTAAAAAAAGACAATTTTCACCTCAAATGACAGCACTTCTAGACCAAATCCAACATTTTTGGCGCTTCAAAAAACATTAA